From Rhodamnia argentea isolate NSW1041297 chromosome 10, ASM2092103v1, whole genome shotgun sequence, a single genomic window includes:
- the LOC125312712 gene encoding putative disease resistance protein RGA4, with translation MTDFVSSILGPLMEKLASTAVEEIQLVRGVKDDREKLKNTLEMIQEVLADAEQKQIKEPAVRRWLSDLKDFCYDVEDLLDEFETRALWRRARLTERLTLRRKVRYLSSWLSNFIFQFKMAHKMKELGKRLDGINGEKTKFNLSSNVQEKTIVPRRETHSFEPALNVIGRDEEKKMIIDLLLRGSDDGGAGKIAVIPILGMGGTGKTTLARLAYNDDRVNKHFEDKKVWLSMPVKFEVEKIVRDVIKSLSDEAKCDSWSLEKLQKHLRELVKDKRCLFVMDDVWEMRREDWVGLRDLLGGVSEGSKVIVTSRIKSIAEIMGTVPPLHLANLSEEESLTLFVKCAFDQGQEQNHPDLMAIAKEIVGKCGGNPLAVKTLGCLLFSEKKNRGDWEHVRDSEIWQLQTDILPSLRISYDLMPSYLKRCFAYSSIFPKNKGFSNFDLIQLWISNGFIQSSGNNQELEEIGRQYLEELCSRSFFDVVGENYPAVIFRMHDLIHELAISVAQTESSNMKVRVQDISPTTRHVSFPDPSLLPKDEVSRCLSKLSGVRTIFLSERGSSGEFFLERCISRFKHLRVLWLEESSFDQLPSSIGGLKHLRCLSLRRNDNIEKLPESICELCNLQCLDLIGCMELEELPADMKKMISLHVLWITTKQQRLPESGIGCLTSLRWLFIGECSNLEALFDDIQSLTSLRKLLIWRCPKLASLPQGIKNLKALEDLWIKDCKNLRLPEGESSGPPSMSRLQSIRFKELPELVSFPGWLEGSASTLQRIRIEDCPNLSELPEWLQNCSSLRKLEIKKCPGLTSLPDGVRRIATLTELRIIDCEGIEQGSDVEEEDNSE, from the coding sequence ATGACTGACTTCGTCTCGAGCATCCTCGGCCCTCTCATGGAGAAACTGGCTTCAACGGctgttgaagaaattcaactggTACGTGGGGTCAAGGATGATCGagagaagctcaagaacacacTAGAGATGATCCAGGAGGTGCTCGCCGATGCTGAGcagaagcaaataaaagaaccaGCTGTTAGGCGTTGGCTGTCGGATCTTAAAGACTTCTGCTATGATGTCGAGGACCTGCTAGACGAATTTGAAACCAGGGCCTTGTGGAGGCGGGCGAGGTTGACTGAGCGCTTGACCCTCAGAAGGAAGGTACGCTACTTGTCCTCGTGGCTATCCAACTTCATTTTCCAGTTTAAGATGGCACATAAAATGAAAGAGCTGGGAAAGAGACTTGATGGGATCAATGGAGAGAAAACTAAGTTCAACTTGTCGAGTAATGTTCAAGAAAAGACTATAGTTCCGCGGAGGGAAACTCATTCTTTTGAACCCGCTTTGAATGTGATTGgaagagatgaagaaaagaaaatgataatagaCCTGTTGTTGAGAGGATCAGATGATGGTGGAGCTGGAAAGATAGCAGTCATTCCAATCCTTGGAATGGGGGGTACCGGAAAGACGACTCTCGCTAGATTGGCATACAATGACGATAGGGTAAACAAACATTTCGAAGACAAAAAAGTTTGGTTATCCATGCCAGTAAAATTCGAAGTTGAGAAGATAGTAAGAGACGTCATCAAGTCTCTTAGTGATGAAGCAAAATGTGATAGCTGGAGCCTTGAAAAGCTGCAAAAACACCTAAGAGAACTCGTGAAGGACAAAAGGTGTTTGTTCGTAATGGACGACGTGTGGGAAATGAGGAGGGAGGACTGGGTGGGACTGAGAGATTTGTTAGGGGGCGTTTCCGAAGGGAGTAAAGTCATTGTGACTTCGCGGATTAAATCGATCGCCGAAATCATGGGCACTGTCCCTCCGCTTCATTTGGCCAACCTTTCGGAGGAGGAATCTTTGACATTGTTCGTGAAGTGCGCGTTCGATCAAGGGCAAGAGCAGAATCACCCGGACCTTATGGCGATCGCCAAGGAAATCGTGGGCAAGTGCGGGGGAAATCCTCTGGCGGTGAAGACTTTGGGATGCTTGTTGTTTTCAGAGAAAAAGAACCGGGGCGACTGGGAACACGTAAGAGATAGTGAGATTTGGCAATTACAAACTGATATTTTACCTTCACTGAGAATAAGCTACGATCTAATGCCGTCTTACTTGAAACGATGTTTCGCTTATTCCTCGATATTCCCGAAGAACAAGGGGTTCTCCAACTTCGATCTGATCCAACTGTGGATCTCCAACGGGTTTATCCAATCCAGCGGAAATAACCAGGAGCTGGAAGAGATCGGACGGCAGTACTTGGAGGAGCTGTGTTCGAGATCCTTCTTCGATGTTGTCGGGGAAAACTATCCAGCGGTGATCTTCCGAATGCACGACCTCATTCACGAGCTTGCCATTTCTGTGGCACAAACCGAATCATCCAACATGAAAGTGCGCGTGCAGGATATTTCCCCGACGACTCGGCATGTATCATTTCCGGACCCATCTCTTCTACCAAAAGATGAAGTAAGCCGCTGCTTGAGCAAACTCAGCGGCGTTCGTACCATCTTCTTGTCTGAGAGGGGTTCCTCTGGGGAGTTCTTTCTGGAGAGGTGCATTTCGCGATTCAAGCACTTGCGAGTGCTATGGCTAGAGGAGTCTAGCTTCGACCAGCTGCCTAGTTCCATTGGCGGTCTAAAGCATTTGAGGTGTCTTAGTTTGCGCCGCAACGACAATATCGAGAAACTCCCCGAGTCGATCTGCGAGCTTTGTAATCTGCAGTGCTTAGACCTTATCGGGTGCATGGAACTCGAGGAATTGCCTGCAgacatgaagaagatgatcagcCTCCACGTTTTGTGGATAACCACGAAACAGCAGCGTCTTCCGGAGAGTGGAATAGGATGCTTGACCTCTCTGCGGTGGCTCTTCATTGGAGAGTGCTCGAATTTGGAGGCCTTGTTCGATGATATCCAATCGCTCACGTCCCTCCGCAAGTTGCTCATTTGGCGTTGTCCGAAGTTGGCCTCCTTACCGCAAGGCATCAAGAATCTGAAGGCATTGGAGGATCTCTGGATTAAAGACTGCAAGAACTTGAGGCTGCCAGAAGGCGAAAGTAGCGGGCCACCCTCCATGTCGAGGCTTCAATCCATCAGATTCAAGGAATTACCGGAACTAGTTTCTTTCCCCGGGTGGCTCGAAGGTTCTGCAAGTACGCTGCAGAGGATAAGAATTGAGGATTGTCCCAACTTGAGTGAATTGCCCGAGTGGCTGCAAAATTGTTCTTCTCTGAGAAAACTGGAGATTAAGAAATGTCCTGGGTTGACCTCTTTACCAGATGGCGTCCGCCGCATTGCCACGTTGACAGAGCTGCGGATAATTGATTGCGAGGGAATTGAGCAGGGCAGCGAcgttgaagaagaagataatagcGAATAA
- the LOC115726432 gene encoding homogentisate solanesyltransferase, chloroplastic isoform X2: MELSVSPSSSLRIPAITPLRSSASSHPWNGRGSKPTCQCSASPYFKLSQSSPSPGASSPKSRSRPAPRRYNGKNLIQACARVGAAGSDPILSKVSDFKDACWRFLRPHTIRGTALGSFSLVARALIENSHLIKWSLLLKAFSGLFALICGNGYIVGINQIYDIGIDKVNKPYLPIAAGDLSIQHAWLLVIFFAVTGLLIVASNFGSFITSLYSLGLFLGTIYSVPPFRMKRFPVAAFLIIATVRGFLLNFGVYHATRAALGLPFEWSSPVAFITSFVSLFALVIAITKDLPDVEGDRKFQISTFATKLGVRNIAFLGSGLLLLNYVAAIVAAVYMPQAFRRSLMIPAHSILALGLIFQAWVLERANYTKEAIAGYYRFIWNLFYAEYIIFPFI; encoded by the exons ATGGAGCTCTCAGTGTCTCCTTCGTCTTCCCTTCGTATTCCGGCCATAACCCCTCTCCGCAGCTCCGCCTCGTCTCACCCTTGGAATGGGCGCGGCAGCAAGCCGACGTGTCAATGCTCCGCCAGTCCCTACTTCAAGCTCTCCCAGAGTTCGCCTTCGCCCGGCGCGTCCAGTCCGAAAAGCCGTTCCAGACCTGCCCCGAGAAGATACAATGGGAAGAACCTTATCCAG GCCTGTGCTCGAGTTGGAGCAGCTGGCTCTGATCCTATATTGAGTAAAGTCTCTGATTTTAAAGATGCATGTTGGAGATTTTTAAGACCTCATACAATCAGAGGAACAGCTCTGGGTTCCTT TTCATTGGTGGCTAGAGCTTTGATCGAGAACTCGCACCTGATAAAGTGGTCCCTTCTGCTTAAAGCATTCTCTGGTCTTTTCGCGCTAATATGTGGGAATGGATATATTGTTGGCATCAATCAGATATATGATATCGGCATTGACAA GGTCAACAAACCTTATTTACCTATAGCAGCAGGAGATCTTTCTATTCAACATGCCTGGCTTTTGGTGATATTTTTTGCAGTGACTGGCCTGTTGATCGTTGCTTCAAACTTTGGATCATTCATCACTTCTCTTTACAGTCTGGGTCTTTTTCTTGGAACCATCTACTCTGTTCCTCCCTTTAGGATGAAGAGGTTTCCTGTTGCAGCATTTCTTATTATTGCCACg GTACGAGGTTTCCTTCTAAATTTTGGTGTGTATCATGCCACAAGAGCTGCACTTGGACTACCATTTGAGTGGAG CTCGCCCGTGGCTTTCATCACGAGCTTTGTTTCTCTGTTTGCTCTGGTCATTGCCATAACTAAAGATCTTCCAGATGTAGAAGGAGATCGCAA GTTTCAGATATCAACTTTTGCAACCAAGCTTGGGGTGAGAAACATTGCTTTCCTTGGTTCAGGGCTGCTTCTGCTAAATTATGTCGCTGCTATAGTTGCTGCAGTTTACATGCCTCAG GCTTTCAGGCGTAGCCTAATGATACCTGCACATTCAATCCTGGCGTTGGGCTTGATTTTCCAG
- the LOC115726432 gene encoding homogentisate solanesyltransferase, chloroplastic isoform X1 — MELSVSPSSSLRIPAITPLRSSASSHRRNGRGSKPTCQCSASPYFKLSQSSPSPGASSPKSRSRPAPGRYNGKNLIQACARVGAAGSDPILSKVSDFKDACWRFLRPHTIRGTALGSFSLVARALIENSHLIKWSLLLKAFSGLFALICGNGYIVGINQIYDIGIDKVNKPYLPIAAGDLSIQHAWLLVIFFAVTGLLIVASNFGSFITSLYSLGLFLGTIYSVPPFRMKRFPVAAFLIIATVRGFLLNFGVYHATRAALGLPFEWSSPVAFITSFVSLFALVIAITKDLPDVEGDRKFQISTFATKLGVRNIAFLGSGLLLLNYVAAIVAAVYMPQAFRRSLMIPAHSILALGLIFQAWVLERANYTKEAIAGYYRFIWNLFYAEYIIFPFI, encoded by the exons ATGGAGCTCTCAGTGTCTCCTTCGTCTTCCCTTCGTATTCCGGCCATAACCCCTCTCCGCAGCTCCGCCTCGTCTCACCGTCGGAATGGGCGCGGCAGCAAGCCGACGTGTCAATGCTCCGCCAGTCCCTACTTCAAGCTCTCCCAGAGTTCGCCTTCGCCCGGCGCGTCCAGTCCGAAAAGCCGTTCCAGACCTGCCCCGGGGAGATACAATGGGAAGAACCTTATCCAG GCCTGTGCTCGAGTTGGAGCAGCTGGCTCTGATCCTATATTGAGTAAAGTCTCTGATTTTAAAGATGCATGTTGGAGATTTTTAAGACCTCATACAATCAGAGGAACAGCTCTGGGTTCCTT TTCATTGGTGGCTAGAGCTTTGATCGAGAACTCGCACCTGATAAAGTGGTCCCTTCTGCTTAAAGCATTCTCTGGTCTTTTCGCGCTAATATGTGGGAATGGATATATTGTTGGCATCAATCAGATATATGATATCGGCATTGACAA GGTCAACAAACCTTATTTACCTATAGCAGCAGGAGATCTTTCTATTCAACATGCCTGGCTTTTGGTGATATTTTTTGCAGTGACTGGCCTGTTGATCGTTGCTTCAAACTTTGGATCATTCATCACTTCTCTTTACAGTCTGGGTCTTTTTCTTGGAACCATCTACTCTGTTCCTCCCTTTAGGATGAAGAGGTTTCCTGTTGCAGCATTTCTTATTATTGCCACg GTACGAGGTTTCCTTCTAAATTTTGGTGTGTATCATGCCACAAGAGCTGCACTTGGACTACCATTTGAGTGGAG CTCGCCCGTGGCTTTCATCACGAGCTTTGTTTCTCTGTTTGCTCTGGTCATTGCCATAACTAAAGATCTTCCAGATGTAGAAGGAGATCGCAA GTTTCAGATATCAACTTTTGCAACCAAGCTTGGGGTGAGAAACATTGCTTTCCTTGGTTCAGGGCTGCTTCTGCTAAATTATGTCGCTGCTATAGTTGCTGCAGTTTACATGCCTCAG GCTTTCAGGCGTAGCCTAATGATACCTGCACATTCAATCCTGGCGTTGGGCTTGATTTTCCAG